In the genome of Palleronia sp. LCG004, the window ATGCTTCTGACGATGCCCGCCATGCGGCAGGGCATGATGCAGGAAGATCCCGATATTGCCTTTGCGTGCGGTATGATTGCACATCACCAGGCGGCCATCGACATGGCGCAGGTGGTCCTCGACCACGGGCAGGACGCCGACATGCGTCGCCTCGCCGAAGAAATCATCGAGGTCCAGCAGACAGAAATCGAGTACATGACCGAGTGGCTCGAAGACTCCTCGACCTGATCGACCTGGTCGCGCGACAGCGTCGCGCGGCCTATCGGCCCGACGGTAAAGACCGGCCCTTAGCGGCCGTTCCCGATTTTTTCGATGCTGCAGCGCAGCCGACGAACCGGTCATCTGCTACGAACTCCAAAGCATCATGACGAACGGAACAACAATATGCGGACGACGCTACCGCTTATTCCCGATTCATATCCGCGGCGTGTTGTTAGACCGTCCGCGTCGGCGAGCTCATCAACGGCTCGCCTATCGGCCAACCGTTCCGGGCGGAGTAGAAAACCGCGAGCGTACGGGATCAGGGGTGACCTCACTACTGAATGGACACGTCGAGGTCGTAGCCCACCGTCTTGTCGGTGTCCCGGTCGTTGCCCATAAGGTAGAGGCGGACGACGTAGGCGCCGCTCTCCGGCAAGGTGATCGTGACGCCGGAGTTCCCGGACATGGAGGAGTTGTAGATCGCCTCGCCCGTGCTGCCCGGCGGCAGGACGTTGAAGAAGATGGAGCCGTCGCCGTTCGTCCCGTCGACCTGCAGGTCGAGGTAGAGGGTCTGGCCCCGGCTGGCCGCCAGGCTGTAGTCGAAATAGTTGCCCCCGACGATCGCGCCCTCGAGCATGATGCCGTAATTCCCGGGTTCGAACTGCACCTCTGCGGCCGCGTCCGATACCGGCGGTTCGCTCGCAGGGGCGGCGGCATCGGAGGCATAGGGACTGTCGCCGCCCCGGACGAAGTCCGGCCAGCTCTGTCCGTCCGCATAGAAATCGACCATCGTGTCGCCCGTACTGTTGTAGGAACACTGAAAGTCCGAAAGCCGGTTCTCGAGATAGATTTGTCCGTTCACCGCGTGGGTGCCGTCCGTGCGCTGGCCCTCGTACGTGGTCTCAGACCGGGCGTCGAACGCCTGGTAGAAGCCCCGGGAGGCGACCACGCAATCCTCTCTCATGTAATCGGGCGACTGCGCCGACGCCGGGATCGTCAGTGCGAGAAAGAGGGCCGCCGCCGCCGAAACATTCATTTTGCTGGTCATGTCGCGATCCAATCTGCGGTCATGGGATATCATTTCGTGGCTGCGCGCAGCCTGTCCATAGTCGCCTCGCACTCCGCCGCGCTGCCGACGATCTCGCCGTCGAGGTCGTCCGCGGTCGTGGCCATGTCCCGGGCGGCCCGGTTCAGCACCCGGTCGATCTCCTCGGGCGTGAGCAGGCCTTCCTCCTGCGCCGCGATGACGGTCGAACAGATGCCGGCGCCGATCCCGGTGGCCGCGCCCACGCCCGCGGCCGCGCCGATCTTTAGGGCGCCGCCGAAGATCGCTCCTATGACAAGGCCGATCACCAGCCCGATTGCCCCGGTCACGAGTTTGCCCATTTCATCTATTCCTTTCAAATGATGCCGCGCCATCGCGGCGCGCGATCCACCGGCACAGAGCCGCGAGAAGCGCGAAATTGAGAAGCGGTGCGAGCGCCGCCGCGATCGGCCAGAGCGGTTCCGGCAAGAAGTCCGCGAAAAGCACCCAAGGCAGGCCGAGGGGCATCAGGAACACAGCCGACAGCGGGTCTCGGTCGGCACCGAAAAGACCGAACCACCCGATCGCGAACAGGATCAGTGCCAGCACATAGACCAACGCGAGAAGTCTCAGCGACCATCGGCAGGTGCGCGCAAGTCTCATAACCGACACCTCCTACGCGATGGCGGACGTGACGGGGGAGATCCCGCCGTCAGATCCGCCGTCGATGACCTCGTCCACGTCGTCGCCGCTCAGACAGACCTGCCGGTCGTCGTCCGTTCCCGCCTCGATCGGGCCGAGAATGTGGGCGGTATTCGGGGTCAGGATTGCGTATCGCAGGCCATCTGCGATCTCCCCTCAAAATCCGATGGATCGCCTATTCGATCCCGAAGACGACTGTATAGTCGGCGACGTTGGCCGTGTGGTTCATCACTTGGACGGCATGGACACCCGTCTGCCAGAGTTGCCCTCGGTAATCCCGATCGCTCATCATCTCGTCGAGTAGAACCGTCCCGTCCGGATTGAGAATCCGGTAGGAGATCGCCGGGCCCTGGCCCAGAACCTGTACCGTGAGAAACTGTCCGTCGCGCGCGTCCAACGTATAGCTGCGGGCATCGCCCGGATCGAGACGACCCTTCAACCTGGCCCCCGAAGCGCCCGGGGCGAAGGCGACCGGCTCGACGGCGTCAGGCATCGACATGCCCGGTGGTTCCTCGGGGAGCGACACCGCGATCCCTTCCCCCTCGACTAGGAAATTGCCCGCTGCCCAGCCTTCGTATCCCGGATCGGCCAGTGTCGCCACGCGGCACCAGCGGCGGCCCTCGGACATTCGGCAGCCTTGATTGCGGACGTTCTGTCCGTTGATGAGCCGGGTGACGACGCTCGCGCTCTCAGAGGGACGGGCGCGCAGGTTCAGCGTATTGCCGCCCCCCACGGCGGCCTGGAGGAAGTCGGGGCCGCCCGCGGCATCGCCCTCGGACCTCCCGCCCGCCTTCCCCAGGACGGAGATGTCGAGCGTGAAGTCGGCCCGTTCGCCCCGGCGCGCGGCGTTGCGATAGAGGTAGACGGCGATCGTATACGTCCCCGACATGGAAAGGGTGCCGCGCCAGGCGTTAATCGGGTTGGTATTCTCGCTCGCGGCGAGGGCTTCGTCTCCGGGGCCGCGTCCGGGTGCGTACACGTTGAAATACGTGGCCGTGTTGTCGGCGGACAGGGCCACCTCCATCACCTGTCCGGCTTCCGCACCGACATTGAAGAGAATGGTATCGCGACCGACAACGCGGTCCTCGAGAGTCGTGCCCGTGGCGCCGGGGGGGAACCGGACGTCGACGCTGCGATCCTGGGCCAGGGCGAATGTCGTCGTGGCGCAGAGGATCGCCGCGGCAGCGAGATTTGCGATGAACGTCATGACTGTTTCCCCGCCGGCTTTGATATTCGGCTGGCATCGTGCCGACCGATGGAGGCGCGGACTACCGCGTCGTCGTCTGACGATCAGTCGGCGAATTCGCTGAAGACCGTCACGCTGCCGTCGTCTTCGAGGCGACAGGTATAGGAGGAGCCGGCCGCATCGAGCGTCAGGATCGGGCCACCTCCGGTCTGAAGCCGTTCGTTGATGCCGATGGCGCTTTGCGGGACCCCGGTCATGCCTGCGGCTTGTGACAGGCAGCGGCCTTCCATGGCGTCGAACTGCGACGGCGTACCGCTCAACCCTTCGCCCTGACTTTCCATGTCGTCCACGCATCCAGCCAGTCCGGCGCAGGCGGTGACCAGGGCGATTATCTTGAAACCCGTTCTCATATGTTCTGTCCCCTCTCTGTTGGTTGGTCGTATCTCATCGCGCCATCGGCTCTCGAGCCTCCAAGACGCCGCTTCTCGATTCCACTAAGGGCGCGTCCGGCGAAGTCGCGAATGGAAACGATGGTTGCCCTTGTGATGCGCGTGTGTCTCATGGTCCTCATTCGAAAGAGCGTGTCAGCCAGATGCGGCTGAGAAATCCTTAATTGCCGCCGCGATTGAATCAATCGTGGATCGATCACTCTGTCAGAAATCCGCGCTTGCAAGCGGCAATATGCCGATTGAACCGCCGACGCCCGGTGGGCGACGCGACCTTGGCTGCAGCCGTCGGAATCACTCCAACCGAACGAGCGGCGGTACAGCAGAGCATTCATCCCCGGGCCGGGTCATCGGTATATCCGGCCCCGTAGCGGCCATCCGTCGATTGCGCCGCGAATGTCCGCTCTCCGCCCCTGGTGTCGATCGAGCGGGTTCCGGCCTTGGTTCTCACCTGAATGTCCGCTTCCGCGGTGCGGCCGAGGTGCCTTCGCGACCGCGGCGAAGGTCCGCTTCCCGCCCTTCGTGTCGTCCAGGCGTGTACCGTCCCAGGTTCCTCACTGAGTTTCCGCTTCCTAACGCCAGCCGGAGCACCTTGGCGTCCGCAGCGAATGACCGCTCTCCGCCCTTTATACTCAAGGCGTTCGCCGTAGTAGAGGAGGTCAAGCCGATACAGCAAACAGCAGCAACCCCCCGCATTACCGCTGTTCGATGGTATAGAGCGGTAGCTCTATCCGCGGCCCGATGCGTGCCTTTCTTCTTAAATAGAATTTCAGGGGGCGTCCGCCCGTCGGGAGTGGGTGTCGCGGTAAGCTTCTCAATGAGGCCCTCGATCGCTTCCCGATCCCCCTCGGCCATCGCACGTTCATCATCAGTTAGTGGAACCTCTTCGAGGAGACGGTCAACGGATGCGCGCGCTTCAAGCGCGTGCCCCGCCGCCGATTCCTTCGGCAGATTAAAGTCGCATCGAGCACAGGCCATCCGATGTGGACAAGTACTCCAGAACGGATTTGAGCAGTAGGAATCGCCTAGGTCATAAAACTTGTATGGTCGGCCCTTCGCCGCATCCCCATTCATGACGCTTTCGTGGTCGATCAAGACTTCGATCATATGCGCCGTATTGTCCGCTTGCGCAAAGGTTGCGGCAAACCGTGTCGGTCGGATCCCCAAATAGTGCAGCGTTGACCTCGGTTCTGAATGACCGGCCCACTTCATCAACTCTAGAAGCGACAGAGGATGCGTGGCGTTCGCCAGCGCGGTCAGCGTCGAGGATCGGGCACGGTGGCTTGTTATCTTCCCCCGGCTGTCGCTTCGAGGCACGCCAGCCTTGGCGCAAAGCGTGGGAATGACAGTGCCATTGAAGAAGCCCGCGCTGACGAGGCGCCCCCTGTTCATTAGTAAGAAAGGAACGTGAACACCGGTCTTCTCGTCAACAATGTCCGGCTGTACCGGGCGGATGGCCATCCAGTCGTGGATCGCATTATAGACGATGGGCGCAACGGGCTTGGTAAACTCGCGTGACGTCTTAGCCGCCGGAACCGTCAGGTAACACACGCTGCCAGGCGGCGTGACGCCGTTCTCGTCGACTATCTCTTCCGTCTGCATTTCCACGCAATTGAGGCGCAGACGTCGGATCTCGCTCGACCGTAATCCGGCGTGTGTCCACGTAACTGCAGCGGCCTTGACTAGGGCGAACGGGTAATGCGGCGACGGTGGAACGTCCTAAGGTTGTAAGGCAGTCGCAGCCCAAACGAGCTTGAGCCATATGGGCTCGTCAATCACCCGCGGGTTGGGACCTCGTTGGTTCAGAATTTTTCTAGGTGTTGAAAGATGGAACCGCGGATTGAAGCGAGGCTCGACCCAGCCCCAAATCTGTATGTCGTGGAAAAACCGCCTTAGATGCGAGATTATAGCCGAACGACTGTTGACCATCAACGGCTTGCCCAGTCGATGCGGGGGGACCCGTCCCGAACCGGGTACAGCGTAATCGCCCACGCACATCTCCAAAATTATCGCGATCGCCTCGGCCGCTGTTGTCACATCCCAGTCTGCAGGACTTCGGACCTTCGGGTGAGTTCGCGCAAGCCAGAGACCAATTTTCAATAACGTACCGTAGGTTGATACCCTGGTCGGCTTACCGATTGTCGAGGTCCGGCGCCAACGGGTGGCCATTGCCACCCATTCCGGAGCAATCTCACCCGTATCCCGAGTTTGATACTTTTCATAGACACGCATCCGGAGACTATTCGGAATATAGCCTTTGTACGCCAATGCGTGAGAAATCTTGCCACATTGTCGCCCGACAGTTTGCGCATGACCGCGCTCGGAAAGCTTCCAGAGTGCTTCCTCGGTGAAATCCGAGGGATCAATAGACCGAGTTTCAAGAACTAATTTCGCCAGTGCATTCGAAAAGTGCCGGCGTCGCTCAGATTTTTTGTAACCGAGTTCTTCCAATCCGTCTTCGAGGCGGTCACTCATTGACCAGTACGCGGCGCGGCCGAAAATGAGCTCGGCTGCGACGCAACTTCGAAATGAATTAGAAATTTCTGGAGTGTATTTGTATCCCCCTATGAAATATGCTGTCGCAAAGAGGAATTGACGCCCGTGAGCCACACGTCTGCGATCGTCCCGGAGGAACGCTGACCAGTCTTCGTGATCAAAGCCCCAAATGGTTCGGTCGCGGCGGTAAGCATGGAACAAGATCTCTTTCCAGCTTCGCTCCGCCGGCTGGTAGCCTTGCGGGAACCGCCCCCAGATGCGCCCCAGCGGTGCATAGGTTTTCGGAATATTCGCCGTAATGTTTTTACGCTGTACCTTCTTGGACATCCACGCCGAGAGGGCTTCTCGCTCGAGAGAAGGAAGGCGAGGATCGCGGTCAATATCCGAGAAATCCAGATCGACGATCCCCGGCGCATCCCACTTCAGACGAGGTGATTGAGACCTGTTCTCATTGAAAAAGCACGGCATTG includes:
- a CDS encoding SH3 domain-containing protein, whose amino-acid sequence is MTFIANLAAAAILCATTTFALAQDRSVDVRFPPGATGTTLEDRVVGRDTILFNVGAEAGQVMEVALSADNTATYFNVYAPGRGPGDEALAASENTNPINAWRGTLSMSGTYTIAVYLYRNAARRGERADFTLDISVLGKAGGRSEGDAAGGPDFLQAAVGGGNTLNLRARPSESASVVTRLINGQNVRNQGCRMSEGRRWCRVATLADPGYEGWAAGNFLVEGEGIAVSLPEEPPGMSMPDAVEPVAFAPGASGARLKGRLDPGDARSYTLDARDGQFLTVQVLGQGPAISYRILNPDGTVLLDEMMSDRDYRGQLWQTGVHAVQVMNHTANVADYTVVFGIE
- a CDS encoding DUF305 domain-containing protein, whose amino-acid sequence is MAQNADMFGLPEQCSDMPVSEMSGTERSNNMMNHGSDHDMGMSAGDDHGGMMPDHVRENMQRMLLTMPAMRQGMMQEDPDIAFACGMIAHHQAAIDMAQVVLDHGQDADMRRLAEEIIEVQQTEIEYMTEWLEDSST